One region of Rhodothermaceae bacterium genomic DNA includes:
- a CDS encoding T9SS type A sorting domain-containing protein: MVAGYSQDLEGLCKPITDIDFPEVSADQVVSRETLKMFVDGATKWLRDLRESRGITFTRQLGCQFRIKVEDGGHFRHGTVYLYVITEKGYVFFHATDPFRQGRTVLGNADLRGDTTFVYKIIEAARSDSVFVDYYWDDPDNPNDDEEGTLRTTYGNIIEVPPGIFPGDPDLIVAGSFFPRVSTAVEDGISEIPSEFVLHGNYPNPFNPSTRIQFDLPERAQVTLQVSDVLGRRVMELPSQVFEAGVNHTIELNAVQLASGTYLYRMVAIGSGSRYQKTGLMTLMK, from the coding sequence ATGGTTGCTGGATATTCGCAGGATTTAGAAGGTCTGTGTAAACCCATTACTGATATCGATTTCCCTGAGGTTTCTGCTGACCAAGTGGTGAGTCGCGAAACTCTGAAAATGTTTGTGGACGGTGCTACGAAATGGTTGCGAGACCTTCGTGAATCGCGCGGGATAACATTCACTCGTCAGTTGGGATGTCAGTTCCGAATAAAGGTTGAAGATGGCGGACACTTCAGACACGGCACCGTTTACCTCTACGTAATTACGGAGAAAGGGTATGTGTTTTTCCACGCAACAGACCCCTTTCGGCAAGGTCGCACGGTCCTTGGCAACGCCGATCTTAGAGGGGATACGACGTTTGTGTACAAAATCATTGAAGCAGCCCGATCCGATAGTGTTTTTGTGGATTATTACTGGGATGATCCAGATAATCCCAATGATGATGAGGAAGGAACTCTCAGAACGACTTATGGGAATATAATCGAAGTTCCTCCTGGAATATTCCCCGGCGATCCGGACCTCATTGTGGCTGGTTCATTCTTTCCTCGTGTGTCAACGGCCGTTGAGGACGGGATTAGCGAAATCCCTTCGGAGTTCGTGCTCCATGGGAACTATCCGAACCCGTTCAATCCGTCAACACGGATCCAGTTTGATCTTCCTGAGAGGGCGCAGGTGACACTGCAGGTCAGTGATGTGTTGGGACGCAGGGTAATGGAGTTACCCTCACAGGTGTTTGAAGCGGGTGTGAACCACACCATTGAACTGAATGCCGTTCAACTTGCATCAGGAACCTATCTGTATCGGATGGTTGCGATAGGATCGGGAAGTAGGTATCAGAAGACGGGTCTCATGACGCTGATGAAGTAA